A portion of the Limosilactobacillus reuteri genome contains these proteins:
- a CDS encoding APC family permease, producing MSLNIMRKESLDRYLGEDKLFVKSMNARDLMAIGIGTVIGTGIFILPGTIAANSAGPGVSLSFLFSAIVCALAAMCYAEFASALPVAGSAYSYGNVVFGEFLGWLLGWALVLEYMLAVASVSTGWAAYFNTLLEGFGIHLPKALSGPFDPAHGTYINIVAVVIVLLITVMLSRGMQSSLRINNIAVFLKIAIILIFIIVGFFFIKSKNYHPFLPYHMKGVIHGATIGFFAYLGFDCVSSSAAEVKNPKRNMPLGIIGTLAVATILYTGVAVVLTGMVKYTKLDVANPVAFALQMVHQDWLAELLSIGALIGMFTMMVSMIYSSSRLIYAIGRDGLLPSFLGKLDKKSHSPQVALWIVAIIIAVMGGLVSLDQLTSLVNIGTLFAFMLVSFGIIPLRKRKDIGNRGGFKVPLYPVLPILSGLACLGMMTQLQKETYIGAAIWFGIGIIIYFTYGYWHSKLADKN from the coding sequence ATGAGCTTAAACATTATGCGAAAAGAAAGTCTCGATCGGTATCTTGGTGAAGACAAGCTTTTCGTTAAATCAATGAATGCTCGTGATCTCATGGCAATTGGGATCGGTACTGTTATTGGTACTGGGATTTTCATTCTCCCTGGAACAATTGCCGCAAATTCAGCTGGACCAGGAGTGTCATTGTCATTTCTGTTTTCAGCGATTGTCTGTGCGCTAGCTGCAATGTGTTATGCTGAGTTTGCTTCTGCATTACCAGTTGCTGGGAGTGCATACTCGTACGGAAATGTAGTGTTTGGTGAATTCCTTGGCTGGTTGCTTGGATGGGCATTAGTTCTTGAATACATGTTAGCTGTTGCATCTGTTTCTACAGGTTGGGCAGCCTACTTCAATACATTGCTTGAAGGATTCGGTATTCATCTTCCTAAAGCACTCTCAGGTCCATTTGATCCAGCCCATGGTACCTACATAAATATCGTGGCGGTTGTAATTGTTCTTTTAATTACAGTAATGCTTTCACGAGGAATGCAATCCTCATTGCGTATCAATAACATTGCTGTTTTCCTTAAAATTGCAATTATCTTGATCTTTATTATTGTTGGTTTCTTCTTCATTAAGTCCAAAAATTACCATCCTTTCCTTCCATACCACATGAAGGGTGTGATTCACGGGGCAACGATCGGTTTCTTTGCTTACCTTGGTTTCGACTGTGTTTCCAGTTCGGCTGCCGAAGTTAAGAATCCTAAACGAAATATGCCTCTAGGAATTATTGGGACACTTGCTGTTGCAACAATCTTATATACTGGTGTTGCCGTAGTCCTAACTGGGATGGTTAAGTACACCAAACTTGACGTTGCCAATCCAGTGGCATTCGCCTTACAGATGGTTCATCAAGACTGGCTGGCAGAATTATTGTCAATTGGGGCTTTGATCGGAATGTTCACAATGATGGTTTCAATGATCTATTCTAGTTCTCGTTTGATCTATGCAATTGGTCGTGACGGTTTGCTTCCTTCATTCTTAGGAAAGCTTGATAAAAAGAGCCACTCGCCACAAGTTGCATTATGGATTGTTGCGATTATTATCGCCGTCATGGGAGGACTTGTTTCCCTTGATCAACTTACAAGTTTAGTTAACATCGGAACCTTGTTTGCTTTCATGCTCGTTTCATTCGGGATTATTCCGCTTCGTAAGCGAAAGGATATCGGTAATCGTGGAGGCTTTAAGGTGCCCCTCTACCCTGTGCTTCCAATTCTTTCTGGTCTCGCCTGCCTTGGCATGATGACCCAGTTGCAAAAAGAAACATATATTGGAGCAGCAATTTGGTTTGGAATCGGAATTATCATCTACTTCACTTACGGCTACTGGCACAGTAAGTTAGCAGATAAGAATTAA
- a CDS encoding bis(5'-nucleosyl)-tetraphosphatase has translation MAIEVTSGAVVYRQGENGIEYLLLESQNKGHFWGFPKGHIEGNESLEETAIREIKEETQLELPIDTSFKVYTEYDLPNGNHKQMTLYTAELDNKEDIHLQAEEIKNCGWFNYQDARERLTYENLKELLDQVNDHLK, from the coding sequence ATGGCAATTGAAGTTACTAGTGGCGCAGTTGTATATCGTCAAGGCGAAAATGGAATTGAGTATTTACTCTTAGAAAGTCAAAATAAGGGACACTTCTGGGGATTCCCGAAAGGTCACATTGAAGGCAATGAATCACTAGAAGAAACAGCAATTCGTGAAATAAAGGAAGAAACGCAATTAGAATTACCAATTGATACAAGTTTTAAGGTGTATACCGAATACGACTTACCAAATGGCAATCATAAGCAAATGACCCTTTATACTGCCGAGTTAGATAACAAGGAAGACATTCATCTGCAAGCAGAAGAGATTAAGAATTGCGGATGGTTCAACTATCAAGATGCTCGTGAACGGTTAACCTACGAGAATTTAAAAGAATTATTGGATCAAGTTAACGATCATTTAAAATAA
- a CDS encoding guanylate kinase, which yields MKNNKYVFIVTGAAGSGKTTVANYLQNHYDMHRVITHTTRRPRPGEQGGVDYHFETPTSLKKLHLLEQVTYDQFQYGSSLEGLEEGWKQGENDVIVLDTAGAITYHQQLDAQAVIIFLTVTHMASLAKRMTLRGDKLSAIRSRLHSKEYHRDLALPAALKGIAYVVVNDQWKNTKQQIDIIVRQILSKKN from the coding sequence ATGAAAAATAATAAGTATGTGTTTATTGTGACAGGAGCAGCTGGCTCAGGTAAAACAACTGTCGCTAACTATCTTCAAAATCATTATGATATGCATCGGGTAATCACCCATACGACGCGGCGGCCACGTCCAGGGGAACAAGGTGGGGTAGACTATCATTTTGAAACACCGACTTCCCTGAAAAAACTCCATTTACTTGAGCAAGTAACTTATGACCAGTTTCAATATGGTTCTTCATTAGAAGGTTTAGAAGAAGGATGGAAACAAGGGGAAAATGATGTGATTGTTCTTGACACAGCTGGTGCGATTACTTACCATCAACAACTTGATGCTCAAGCAGTGATTATTTTCTTGACCGTTACCCATATGGCTTCTTTAGCTAAGAGAATGACACTGCGGGGCGATAAATTGAGTGCGATTCGTTCTCGTTTACATAGCAAAGAGTATCACCGTGATCTTGCTTTACCAGCGGCTTTAAAAGGGATCGCTTATGTTGTAGTTAATGATCAATGGAAAAATACTAAACAACAAATAGATATAATTGTTAGGCAGATATTATCCAAAAAGAATTAA
- a CDS encoding DUF6681 family protein, translating into MFSFLDMINSSLSYFNLDVKLKSRIYIIIASLGDIYLVYVTFRLFMNHVWLRALLYCLAVIGLTYFIYLNFVFYFLEKTSRFDFISPRVAKITGQKFEDGKAKTPLDAQQRLAAELANRSNGLFANADTIPAAVAIDEHEQHNLQRVVDQLLMEGVFVNGYDGLSEKEIVEQYQATEKPVTALNSQSVPPYFELVHDELRHRLEIYIGMNQMERRPVGHITKIGLTDVHTAHDKYQLYLAAVVVTGGPNKIAGRSGSTILTEEDYGLQVQVAYKQRNNA; encoded by the coding sequence ATGTTTAGTTTTCTTGATATGATTAACTCGTCATTGAGTTACTTTAACCTTGATGTAAAGTTAAAGAGTCGTATTTATATCATTATTGCTTCACTAGGCGATATTTATTTAGTTTATGTTACGTTCCGACTCTTTATGAATCATGTTTGGCTGCGGGCATTGTTATATTGCTTAGCAGTGATTGGATTAACATATTTTATCTATCTTAATTTTGTCTTTTACTTTCTTGAGAAGACTTCACGATTTGATTTTATTTCACCGCGTGTCGCAAAGATTACTGGTCAAAAATTTGAGGACGGCAAAGCTAAGACCCCTCTTGATGCACAACAACGACTAGCAGCAGAATTGGCAAACCGGTCAAATGGTTTGTTTGCTAATGCCGACACGATCCCAGCAGCAGTGGCAATTGACGAACATGAACAGCATAATTTACAACGTGTTGTTGACCAACTATTAATGGAAGGTGTGTTTGTTAACGGCTATGATGGTCTGAGTGAAAAAGAAATCGTTGAACAATATCAGGCAACTGAAAAACCAGTTACGGCTTTGAATTCACAATCTGTTCCTCCATACTTTGAATTGGTTCATGATGAGTTGCGACACCGTCTTGAAATCTACATCGGAATGAACCAAATGGAACGACGCCCGGTTGGTCATATTACCAAAATCGGCCTAACCGATGTCCATACTGCTCATGATAAGTATCAATTATATCTTGCAGCAGTAGTTGTTACTGGAGGCCCGAATAAGATTGCTGGGCGAAGCGGCTCAACAATTTTAACGGAAGAAGATTATGGACTACAAGTTCAAGTAGCTTATAAACAACGAAATAATGCTTAA
- a CDS encoding ABC transporter permease — protein MKKRRWSWGKAYLALVFVILYAPILYLVVFSFSSGQTMEKYHGFSWQHYADLLADTRMITIVINTLLVAFLASLLATIIGTLGALAIKDARRPWKNSLLSLNNVLMVSPDVIIGASFLIFFTMLGVRLGFVSVLLSHIAFCIPIVVLMVLPKLNEMSPTLVDAAYDLGASRWQVLSRVVLPSIAPGIFAGYFMAFTYSLDDFAVTFFVTGNGFSTLSVEIYSRARQGINLEINALSTLMFIVSLLLVIGYYLISKRGGRRTRIVAVKEGDAQ, from the coding sequence ATGAAAAAGCGGCGATGGTCATGGGGAAAAGCATACCTGGCGTTAGTTTTTGTGATCTTATATGCGCCAATTTTGTATCTAGTTGTTTTTTCCTTTAGCAGCGGACAAACAATGGAAAAATACCATGGCTTTTCTTGGCAACACTATGCGGATTTGCTTGCGGATACGCGAATGATTACCATTGTTATTAATACCTTGTTAGTAGCATTTTTGGCGTCACTATTAGCAACGATTATCGGTACATTAGGAGCCTTGGCAATTAAGGATGCACGGCGCCCGTGGAAGAATAGTTTATTATCCTTGAATAATGTTTTAATGGTCTCGCCCGATGTAATTATTGGGGCAAGCTTTTTAATCTTTTTCACCATGCTGGGGGTAAGACTAGGCTTTGTCTCAGTCCTCTTAAGCCATATTGCCTTTTGTATTCCAATTGTTGTTTTAATGGTGTTGCCAAAATTAAATGAAATGTCCCCAACATTAGTAGATGCTGCCTATGATTTAGGGGCCAGTCGCTGGCAAGTTCTTTCTCGGGTAGTACTGCCGTCAATTGCCCCGGGTATTTTTGCGGGCTATTTTATGGCTTTTACGTATTCACTTGATGACTTTGCTGTGACCTTCTTTGTTACTGGAAATGGCTTCTCGACATTATCGGTGGAAATATATTCGCGGGCGCGGCAAGGAATTAACCTTGAAATCAATGCCCTCTCTACGTTGATGTTTATTGTTTCGCTTCTGTTAGTAATTGGCTATTACCTTATTAGTAAACGGGGCGGTCGACGGACACGGATTGTGGCTGTTAAAGAGGGGGATGCACAATGA
- a CDS encoding TetR/AcrR family transcriptional regulator, which produces MRVTRTIRDFENALITLLEKNSFESLTVDQICKEALMHRSSFYRYFSDKYDLLEQTLNAQINKLTENTDSEDDIIKQLLSYIDKNKDVIRHLAPNSARSSLYTEILNILSQVLLERRNLDTNDPIVTALQKSDNPEMLAYVLSGAIIGTFYWWQGNNYDVPTEDVIKFARAATKSLTN; this is translated from the coding sequence ATGCGTGTTACGAGAACTATTCGTGACTTTGAAAATGCATTGATAACGTTATTAGAGAAAAATTCTTTTGAAAGTTTGACGGTTGATCAAATTTGTAAAGAAGCATTGATGCACCGGAGCAGTTTTTATCGCTATTTTAGTGATAAATATGACCTCTTAGAGCAAACGTTAAATGCACAAATTAATAAATTGACGGAGAATACAGATTCTGAAGATGACATTATTAAGCAATTATTATCATACATTGATAAAAATAAGGATGTTATCCGTCATTTAGCACCTAATAGTGCACGAAGCTCTTTGTATACCGAAATTTTAAATATTTTAAGTCAGGTTCTTTTAGAGCGGCGTAATCTTGATACTAATGATCCAATTGTAACGGCGCTGCAAAAGTCTGATAATCCTGAGATGCTTGCTTACGTATTAAGTGGAGCTATTATCGGGACTTTTTACTGGTGGCAAGGCAATAATTATGACGTACCAACTGAGGACGTTATTAAGTTTGCAAGAGCAGCTACCAAGTCATTAACAAACTAA
- a CDS encoding Fur family transcriptional regulator, whose protein sequence is MEKLIDQAQAIIKDHHLRWTKQRKMMIESVARHPDRYFHIVEIDQYLREQFPGLSHDTIYRNFKEFEKLGIVELRQHHDQMQVKYSCDFTHHHHFICDICGRVQEIQMPPIDKKFFEEQLPGVKITGHRFELHGICAQCQKKSLQ, encoded by the coding sequence TTGGAGAAATTAATTGATCAAGCACAGGCCATTATTAAAGACCATCATTTGCGGTGGACTAAGCAACGTAAAATGATGATTGAATCAGTTGCACGACACCCTGATCGTTACTTTCATATTGTAGAAATTGACCAATATCTTCGAGAACAATTCCCTGGATTAAGTCACGATACTATTTATCGGAATTTTAAAGAATTTGAGAAATTGGGCATTGTCGAATTGCGTCAACATCATGATCAGATGCAGGTTAAATATTCGTGTGATTTTACTCATCACCATCACTTTATTTGTGATATTTGTGGACGAGTTCAAGAAATTCAAATGCCACCAATTGATAAGAAATTCTTTGAGGAGCAGTTGCCAGGAGTTAAAATCACTGGGCATCGGTTTGAATTGCATGGGATATGTGCCCAATGCCAGAAAAAATCTTTACAATAA
- a CDS encoding PspC domain-containing protein, which translates to MAKTKKHLTKSKDKVFLGVFGGIADYFGLDETLVRIIGILIFVFTGFFPLGVFYLLAALVMPEYNDNKTNNDDNIVDGEFREK; encoded by the coding sequence ATGGCAAAAACTAAAAAACATTTAACTAAATCCAAAGATAAAGTATTTCTTGGTGTCTTTGGGGGTATCGCTGACTACTTCGGTCTTGATGAAACCCTCGTGCGGATAATCGGAATTCTCATTTTCGTCTTTACTGGCTTTTTCCCGCTAGGAGTCTTCTACCTCTTAGCTGCTCTCGTAATGCCTGAATATAATGATAATAAGACAAATAATGATGACAATATCGTCGACGGTGAATTCAGAGAAAAATAA
- a CDS encoding MFS transporter produces MEYTKKNYKKAPLSSIHFRIYFALALGQIACGFALGISGTALSQAIDYINITDFWVGLIGAGSLIGLAGSALMGKIADQFGRRRMLMLDMYLFSIFSLLQLVTMNLIILFILRILIGLMIAIDYTVGNALLVEWLPAKESGRLQSQLIIYWTIGFITSYIAGILVTGFGAHNWQVILASSVVPGLMAAIYRSIFQIPASPSWLASQGRNKTAQKLIQKHLGKKWGLSLKQIRSKKPKDVSLKTLFNPPYRRKTIVGGLFYACQAFSFFGISIFLPILLKSMDLGNNNLSGIIYNSCVLIGVIFGSLIFKILSRRMFLVRTFFLSAAALILLIIGNNFSPFFQISVFAIFAIVLSSGLVLDYPYPTELFDVKVRASGVGTCITISRFGAASGTFLLPILTHLGGPILAMLVCTLVLLIGGTICLLWAPETSPKYI; encoded by the coding sequence ATGGAATATACAAAGAAGAATTACAAAAAAGCACCTTTATCATCAATTCACTTTCGAATATATTTTGCCCTCGCTCTTGGACAAATTGCTTGTGGTTTTGCTCTTGGAATTAGTGGAACTGCCCTTTCCCAAGCAATCGATTATATCAATATTACCGACTTTTGGGTTGGCCTAATTGGTGCTGGGAGTTTAATTGGACTCGCTGGGAGTGCTTTAATGGGTAAAATCGCTGACCAATTTGGCCGGCGAAGAATGTTGATGCTCGATATGTATCTTTTTTCTATATTTTCTCTTTTACAATTAGTAACAATGAATCTTATTATCCTGTTTATCTTACGGATTTTAATTGGTTTAATGATTGCCATTGACTATACTGTTGGGAATGCTCTATTGGTAGAATGGTTACCAGCAAAAGAAAGCGGACGCCTACAAAGCCAACTAATCATTTATTGGACAATTGGCTTTATTACTTCATACATCGCGGGAATTTTAGTAACAGGGTTTGGTGCTCATAATTGGCAAGTTATCCTTGCATCAAGTGTCGTTCCGGGACTGATGGCTGCAATCTATCGGTCAATCTTCCAAATTCCTGCATCTCCGAGCTGGTTAGCAAGTCAAGGGAGAAATAAAACTGCTCAAAAACTAATTCAAAAACATCTCGGGAAAAAATGGGGATTATCATTAAAACAAATTCGTAGTAAAAAACCAAAAGATGTCTCTCTTAAAACCCTATTTAATCCCCCTTATCGCCGAAAAACCATTGTTGGTGGCTTATTCTATGCTTGTCAGGCATTTTCATTTTTCGGTATCAGTATCTTCTTACCAATTCTCCTAAAAAGTATGGATCTTGGTAATAACAACCTCTCTGGGATTATCTATAATAGTTGCGTCCTTATCGGCGTAATTTTCGGTAGTTTAATCTTCAAGATTCTTAGCAGGCGGATGTTTTTGGTAAGAACATTTTTCCTTTCAGCAGCAGCCCTTATCTTATTAATAATTGGCAATAACTTTTCACCTTTCTTCCAAATTAGCGTTTTTGCGATCTTTGCGATAGTCTTATCTTCAGGACTTGTCCTTGATTATCCATATCCAACAGAACTATTTGATGTTAAGGTTCGAGCCAGTGGAGTTGGTACTTGTATCACTATCAGTCGTTTTGGGGCTGCTAGTGGAACATTCTTATTACCAATCTTAACTCATCTTGGCGGTCCCATTTTAGCAATGCTAGTTTGTACTCTTGTTTTACTTATAGGTGGTACTATCTGTCTTTTATGGGCACCTGAAACTTCACCAAAATATATTTAA
- a CDS encoding YhgE/Pip domain-containing protein — translation MWSMIKGEFRHIIHNRLLLLSVTVICFIPFLYSIFFLKSVWDPYGSTRNLPVAVVNKDIPVEYQGQKMDVGKQTVNELKKNHQLKWEFVSAKEAKYGMSHRKYYAVVTIPKDFSENATTVLQKHPKTMKLHYQTNGSLNYIGQVIVQTGMTRLNEKIRAQVTNAYATVMFKQLHVVGKGMNKAADGAQQIGTGMVTLSDGVNRYVAGVSQVNNGVQTLRVSVAPLASGAQQLATGSQTLANGIMQYTGGVSLLGNGVGQLMANSGALNSGANQLSSGLGTLMANSGALNSGASQLNAGLNTLMANSGTLSSGANQLSNGLNTLSGNSAHLRDGSGQLASGANQLNSTVNSQLGNINFNGIMGAMDQAQNLQQGLGQLQTGLATAKNALAGVQSNAASLQQASGALSGAVGAGDKLKGIATNDGQIAGLAQQILSDDKASDQSKKAAQQIVQNASANVAAIQGLSGTLGQLSNLQGSLSGMQQQLGQLSQMSAVLDNADGTIRQANSLLATLNGYKGTLAAMPGAVDQLKQATSQISTGASTLNSGVNQYTNGVDSAAAGAGTLNSGIGQYTAGVAQAGAGANQLASGIGQYTAGVAQAGAGAGQLASGIGQYTAGVGQLGNGIAQLNANSGALNSGAAQLAGALGQLNGQVPALVAGVNQLAAGTQQLQDNSPALISGIARLNAGASQLATSLAGGAKQINGIKTSPRNAKMFAEPTALKHTDYSYVPNYGHALAPYVLSLAIYVGALVFNFVYPIRRVAEFGKSPIAWWASKVTVGSLVATAMAIAEDAIMMACGLTVIHPVAFFATTICFGLASMAIVMFLSMLFDNPGRFFAMVLLMLQLGGSGGTFPMEITMKFYNVIHWYLPMTYSILGLRDSISGGLGAHYTMFCNTVLIVIAIVFYALLLVGMIWLQHHHYAGRSELDNNQELLGPEGDYDGMHLQQRRPNQGDNGEQ, via the coding sequence ATGTGGAGCATGATTAAAGGCGAATTTCGTCATATTATTCATAACCGTTTACTGCTTTTATCAGTAACGGTTATTTGCTTCATACCTTTCCTATATAGTATTTTCTTCTTAAAATCAGTATGGGACCCGTATGGAAGTACACGTAACTTACCAGTTGCGGTGGTAAATAAGGACATTCCGGTTGAATACCAAGGCCAGAAAATGGATGTTGGGAAACAGACCGTTAATGAATTGAAGAAAAATCACCAATTGAAGTGGGAATTCGTATCCGCTAAAGAAGCAAAATATGGTATGAGTCATCGCAAGTACTATGCTGTTGTTACGATTCCTAAAGATTTCTCTGAAAATGCAACGACTGTTTTGCAAAAGCATCCTAAGACGATGAAGTTACATTACCAAACTAATGGTTCCTTGAACTACATTGGACAGGTAATTGTCCAAACAGGGATGACACGGCTAAATGAAAAAATTCGTGCCCAGGTTACTAACGCTTACGCAACGGTAATGTTTAAGCAATTACATGTTGTAGGTAAGGGGATGAACAAGGCCGCTGATGGTGCCCAACAAATTGGTACCGGAATGGTGACCTTGAGTGATGGTGTAAATCGTTATGTTGCAGGGGTTTCCCAAGTAAATAACGGGGTTCAAACCTTGCGTGTTAGCGTTGCACCATTAGCTTCTGGGGCGCAACAACTTGCTACCGGGAGCCAAACCTTAGCAAATGGTATCATGCAATATACTGGTGGGGTTAGCCTCCTCGGCAATGGTGTTGGTCAATTAATGGCTAATTCCGGTGCACTAAATTCCGGTGCTAACCAGTTGAGCAGTGGCTTAGGTACTTTGATGGCTAACTCTGGTGCGTTAAATTCTGGTGCTAGTCAGTTGAATGCTGGATTAAATACTTTAATGGCTAACTCTGGTACGTTGAGCTCAGGGGCTAACCAATTAAGCAATGGTTTGAATACGTTAAGTGGTAATTCGGCTCACTTAAGAGATGGTTCAGGTCAATTAGCATCGGGCGCTAATCAGTTGAATTCAACCGTTAACAGTCAGTTAGGAAACATTAACTTTAACGGTATTATGGGGGCCATGGATCAAGCACAAAATCTTCAGCAAGGGTTAGGTCAACTCCAGACCGGTTTGGCAACTGCCAAGAATGCTCTTGCTGGTGTTCAAAGTAATGCTGCTAGTCTTCAACAAGCTTCGGGAGCATTATCTGGTGCTGTCGGTGCTGGTGACAAGCTTAAAGGTATTGCAACTAACGATGGTCAAATTGCTGGATTAGCACAACAAATTCTTAGTGATGATAAAGCTAGTGATCAATCTAAGAAGGCCGCTCAACAAATTGTACAAAATGCTAGTGCTAATGTTGCTGCTATTCAAGGATTAAGTGGAACTCTTGGTCAATTAAGCAATCTTCAAGGAAGCTTGAGTGGTATGCAGCAACAATTAGGTCAGCTCTCACAAATGTCTGCTGTGTTAGATAATGCAGATGGGACTATTCGTCAAGCTAACTCATTATTAGCAACCTTAAATGGTTATAAAGGTACCCTAGCCGCAATGCCAGGTGCTGTTGATCAACTTAAACAAGCCACAAGTCAAATTTCCACTGGAGCAAGTACGCTTAATAGTGGTGTAAATCAATACACTAATGGTGTTGATAGTGCTGCTGCCGGTGCTGGTACGCTTAATTCAGGAATCGGTCAATACACAGCTGGAGTCGCTCAAGCTGGAGCTGGTGCTAATCAACTAGCTAGCGGAATCGGTCAATACACAGCTGGTGTTGCCCAAGCTGGAGCCGGAGCTGGTCAATTGGCTAGCGGAATCGGTCAATATACAGCCGGTGTTGGTCAATTAGGTAACGGAATTGCCCAGCTTAACGCTAATAGCGGGGCCTTGAACTCTGGTGCAGCTCAATTAGCTGGTGCGCTTGGTCAACTAAACGGTCAAGTTCCTGCTCTTGTTGCCGGTGTAAACCAATTAGCTGCCGGAACTCAACAACTTCAAGATAATTCTCCAGCTCTTATTTCGGGAATTGCGCGGTTGAATGCTGGTGCTTCTCAACTGGCTACATCGCTTGCAGGTGGTGCAAAACAAATTAACGGTATTAAGACTTCGCCACGGAATGCCAAGATGTTTGCAGAACCAACTGCTCTTAAGCACACGGATTACAGTTATGTACCAAATTATGGTCACGCCTTAGCACCATACGTTCTATCATTAGCAATCTATGTTGGGGCACTTGTATTTAACTTTGTTTACCCAATTCGTCGGGTTGCTGAATTTGGTAAATCCCCAATCGCTTGGTGGGCAAGTAAGGTAACAGTTGGATCATTAGTAGCAACTGCAATGGCAATCGCGGAAGATGCAATTATGATGGCTTGTGGACTTACAGTTATTCACCCAGTTGCATTCTTTGCGACAACCATATGTTTCGGGTTAGCTTCAATGGCAATTGTTATGTTCCTTTCAATGCTCTTTGATAACCCCGGTCGATTCTTCGCTATGGTTCTCTTAATGCTCCAATTAGGTGGATCTGGTGGTACCTTCCCAATGGAAATTACGATGAAGTTCTATAATGTAATTCACTGGTACTTACCGATGACTTATTCAATCTTAGGACTCCGTGATTCAATTTCTGGTGGTTTGGGAGCACATTACACGATGTTCTGTAACACTGTTCTGATCGTAATCGCAATTGTCTTCTATGCATTGTTATTAGTCGGTATGATCTGGTTACAACACCATCACTATGCTGGTCGCTCAGAATTGGATAATAACCAAGAACTGCTTGGACCAGAAGGTGATTATGACGGTATGCACCTTCAACAACGTCGTCCAAACCAAGGAGACAACGGTGAACAATAA
- a CDS encoding ABC transporter substrate-binding protein, which produces MKKIFTAFLAIVVICILLALGDVALNQQKTGGGKQTLTIYNWGDYIDPALITKFEHQTGYHVDYETFDSNESMLTKIRQGGTNYDVVVPSEYTVQRMKKEHLIAPLNHQKLPNLKYIDPQFLNRSFDPDNRYSVPYFWGTLGIIYNDQKVNGKDVQHWEQLWNPRLKNNVMLIDSARDVFAVALITQHHSVNTTNYHQLKLAQAHLKQLTPNVKAIIADEMKMYMEQNEAAVGVTYSGDAREMMNINPHLHYVVPSEGSNIWFDNMVIPKAARNKKAAYEFINFMLDPQNAAQNAQYVGYATPNKAAKKELPKKVTNDKAFYPPETTMKHLQVYRDLPLRVLGEYNDLFLEFKMFAK; this is translated from the coding sequence ATGAAAAAGATATTTACTGCATTCCTCGCAATTGTCGTTATTTGTATTTTGCTAGCGCTTGGGGATGTTGCTCTCAACCAGCAAAAAACTGGTGGTGGAAAACAAACTCTGACAATTTACAATTGGGGAGACTATATTGATCCAGCATTGATAACGAAATTTGAACATCAAACTGGCTATCATGTAGATTATGAAACCTTTGATAGCAACGAATCAATGTTAACCAAGATTCGGCAAGGTGGGACTAATTATGATGTCGTTGTGCCGAGTGAATACACTGTTCAACGGATGAAAAAGGAGCATTTAATTGCACCTCTTAACCATCAGAAATTACCTAACCTTAAGTATATTGATCCGCAATTTTTAAATCGTTCTTTTGACCCCGACAATCGTTATTCTGTACCATACTTTTGGGGAACGTTAGGTATTATCTATAATGATCAAAAAGTAAATGGCAAAGACGTCCAGCATTGGGAACAACTTTGGAATCCGCGCTTAAAGAATAATGTCATGTTGATTGACAGTGCGCGGGATGTGTTTGCGGTTGCACTTATTACTCAGCATCATTCTGTTAATACGACTAACTACCATCAATTGAAGCTTGCGCAGGCCCATTTAAAGCAGTTGACGCCCAATGTAAAAGCGATTATTGCTGATGAGATGAAGATGTACATGGAGCAAAATGAAGCAGCCGTGGGTGTGACCTATTCTGGTGACGCGCGCGAAATGATGAATATTAATCCGCACCTTCACTATGTTGTGCCAAGCGAAGGAAGCAATATATGGTTTGATAACATGGTGATTCCTAAAGCAGCACGTAATAAAAAGGCGGCTTACGAATTTATTAACTTTATGTTAGATCCCCAAAATGCGGCTCAAAATGCTCAATACGTTGGATACGCGACACCAAATAAAGCGGCTAAAAAAGAATTACCTAAGAAAGTTACTAATGACAAAGCTTTTTATCCTCCTGAAACAACGATGAAGCATTTGCAAGTATATCGTGATTTGCCATTACGCGTTTTAGGTGAATACAATGATTTATTTTTAGAATTTAAGATGTTTGCTAAATAA